One part of the Mangrovibacillus cuniculi genome encodes these proteins:
- a CDS encoding SpoVR family protein — MASQYEKDLERAIDEITEIAKGFGLDFFPMRYEICPADIIYTFGAYGMPTRYSHWSFGKQFHKMKLHYDLGLSKIYELVINSDPCYAFLLDSNTLIQNKLIVAHVLAHCDFFKNNVRFQNTKRDMVESMAATAERIREYEIKYGKKEVESFLDAVLAIEEHIDPSLVRPKLLWTPEESDWEEEQPKRVSEYDDLWGLDAKKKEREPVKRKKKAFPPQPEKDLILFIQEHSRHLEEWQRDILTMIREEMLYFWPQLETKIMNEGWASFWHQRILREMDLTTSESIEFAKLNAGVVQPSKTSINPYYLGLKLFEDIERRYDNPTEEMIRQGVKKGSGREKMFEVRELESDSSFIRNYFTKEFVDQEDLYLFQKQGKDYKITDKSWTNVRDQLVSMRVNGGFPYLMVTDGDYLKSGELYITHAFEGIELDLKYLERVMPYMYQLWGRPINVETIVENRKLLFNYDGKGIHRKYIS; from the coding sequence ATGGCCTCCCAGTATGAAAAAGACCTTGAGCGTGCGATAGATGAGATCACAGAGATTGCCAAAGGATTTGGTCTAGATTTTTTCCCTATGAGATATGAAATTTGTCCAGCCGACATTATTTATACGTTTGGCGCTTATGGAATGCCAACGCGTTATTCTCATTGGAGCTTTGGAAAGCAATTTCACAAGATGAAGCTTCATTATGATTTAGGATTAAGTAAAATTTATGAGCTCGTTATCAACTCTGACCCTTGTTATGCCTTTTTATTAGATTCCAATACCTTAATTCAAAACAAACTTATTGTGGCGCATGTTTTAGCACATTGTGATTTCTTTAAAAATAATGTCCGTTTCCAGAATACGAAGCGAGATATGGTGGAAAGTATGGCTGCAACAGCGGAGAGAATTCGGGAGTATGAGATTAAGTATGGAAAGAAGGAAGTTGAGTCATTTTTGGATGCGGTGTTAGCAATTGAAGAACATATCGATCCATCGTTAGTTCGACCGAAATTGTTATGGACACCGGAGGAAAGTGATTGGGAAGAAGAGCAGCCAAAGAGAGTAAGCGAGTATGATGATTTATGGGGCTTAGATGCTAAGAAGAAGGAAAGGGAGCCTGTGAAAAGAAAGAAAAAGGCATTCCCACCTCAGCCAGAGAAAGATTTAATTTTGTTTATTCAGGAACATAGTCGTCACTTAGAAGAGTGGCAGCGAGACATTTTGACGATGATCAGAGAAGAAATGTTGTATTTCTGGCCGCAGTTGGAGACGAAGATCATGAATGAGGGATGGGCGTCGTTCTGGCACCAACGCATCCTTCGTGAAATGGACTTAACCACATCGGAATCCATTGAGTTCGCAAAACTAAATGCAGGTGTGGTGCAGCCTTCGAAAACAAGTATTAACCCTTATTATCTAGGATTAAAGTTATTCGAAGACATTGAACGTCGTTACGACAATCCGACGGAAGAAATGATTCGCCAGGGAGTGAAGAAGGGCTCTGGTCGAGAGAAGATGTTCGAAGTAAGAGAACTAGAATCCGACAGTTCCTTTATCCGCAATTACTTCACAAAAGAGTTCGTCGACCAAGAGGATCTGTATTTGTTCCAGAAGCAAGGAAAAGACTACAAAATCACGGATAAGTCGTGGACAAATGTGCGGGACCAATTAGTTTCTATGCGTGTGAACGGTGGTTTTCCTTATTTAATGGTGACAGATGGTGACTATTTAAAGAGTGGGGAATTGTATATTACTCATGCGTTTGAGGGAATAGAGTTGGATCTGAAGTATTTGGAGCGAGTAATGCCTTATATGTATCAATTATGGGGCAGACCGATTAACGTGGAGACGATTGTGGAGAATCGGAAATTGTTGTTTAATTATGATGGGAAAGGGATTCATCGGAAGTATATCTCGTGA
- a CDS encoding DUF3889 domain-containing protein, with protein sequence MMKKFLVALLLFVSIQSVSLAQVDYAKYGRIATAVVKEDYTGSPLKEYKYLGRQEVSKDEVKDAFQFSVTDGGKDKLVVVEISHNLKNDKLLKLNVYETNS encoded by the coding sequence ATGATGAAAAAATTCTTAGTAGCTTTATTACTTTTTGTATCAATCCAATCTGTATCACTAGCTCAAGTTGATTATGCTAAGTATGGTCGTATTGCGACTGCAGTTGTAAAAGAAGATTATACTGGAAGCCCGTTAAAGGAATATAAATACCTTGGTCGCCAAGAGGTTTCAAAAGATGAAGTGAAAGACGCTTTCCAATTTAGTGTGACAGATGGCGGCAAAGATAAGCTGGTAGTTGTGGAAATCTCTCATAATTTAAAGAACGACAAGTTATTGAAGTTAAACGTTTACGAAACTAATTCTTAA
- a CDS encoding Cof-type HAD-IIB family hydrolase yields MSYKIVFFDVDGTLTSHIDGSISEGTKRAIRKLINRGIKVVAATGRPFSMCRELEDLGIRTFITANGAYVKDNDTVLHKIRFDNDVLKEVMKYAGEKGHGLSFYTEKLHTNGVKNDQIKKALEETLSLSEFPKEVLGEEEEVYLMNLFADEDMIKEYQDMFPQLIFKRWHPYILNVLKEDVSKSLAIKEVLDYFHLDSSEAIAFGDGGNDIDMLEYVGLGIAMGNASDTLKKIADFVTKGSHEGGIYYALEKFEVV; encoded by the coding sequence ATGTCTTATAAAATTGTCTTTTTTGATGTAGATGGAACTCTTACTAGTCATATAGATGGAAGTATTTCTGAAGGTACAAAGAGAGCAATTAGAAAGTTAATTAATCGAGGAATAAAAGTGGTTGCTGCCACTGGAAGACCATTTTCTATGTGCAGAGAGTTAGAAGACTTAGGGATACGAACGTTTATAACTGCAAATGGAGCGTATGTAAAAGACAACGATACCGTCCTTCATAAGATCCGATTTGATAACGATGTACTAAAAGAGGTCATGAAGTATGCAGGAGAAAAAGGACATGGACTTTCTTTTTATACAGAAAAGCTTCATACAAATGGTGTGAAAAATGATCAAATCAAAAAGGCATTGGAAGAAACACTTTCCTTATCAGAGTTTCCAAAGGAGGTTCTTGGAGAGGAAGAAGAAGTCTACTTGATGAATCTCTTTGCGGATGAAGATATGATAAAAGAATATCAAGACATGTTTCCACAATTAATATTTAAAAGATGGCATCCATACATTTTGAACGTGTTAAAAGAAGACGTATCGAAATCTTTAGCAATAAAAGAAGTGTTAGATTACTTTCATTTAGATTCTTCAGAAGCCATTGCTTTTGGTGATGGTGGAAATGATATTGATATGTTGGAATACGTCGGGTTAGGTATTGCGATGGGGAACGCGAGCGACACATTGAAAAAAATAGCGGACTTTGTGACGAAAGGATCTCATGAGGGTGGGATTTATTATGCACTGGAAAAGTTTGAAGTAGTTTGA
- a CDS encoding HIT family protein, translating into MNDCFICQKHSGEIKTAGTVIYEDDYVYVGHIDRNGNPNYLGHVMIDLKRHAPTLAEMTVEEAKAFGVITSRVSRALKESEKAEHIYALVSGNAVPHLHMHLVARYPNTPTEHWGPMEVYDWADAPMGNNQDVIDLCHRLKNYLENNQHE; encoded by the coding sequence ATGAATGATTGCTTCATTTGCCAAAAACACTCTGGTGAAATCAAAACAGCCGGAACAGTTATTTATGAAGATGATTATGTATACGTCGGTCACATTGATCGTAACGGAAATCCCAACTATTTAGGCCATGTCATGATTGATCTAAAAAGACATGCTCCGACGCTTGCTGAGATGACTGTAGAGGAAGCCAAAGCTTTTGGTGTAATAACTTCTCGAGTTAGTAGGGCGCTAAAAGAGTCAGAGAAAGCAGAGCATATTTACGCACTGGTATCCGGAAATGCTGTGCCACATCTTCATATGCACTTAGTTGCTCGTTATCCTAATACACCGACGGAACACTGGGGTCCAATGGAAGTCTATGACTGGGCAGATGCACCAATGGGGAATAACCAAGACGTTATTGATCTATGCCATCGTCTTAAGAATTACTTAGAGAATAATCAACATGAGTGA
- a CDS encoding SMI1/KNR4 family protein, which translates to MHYYREKGFWDEKVLPAKNDVIEKAEYKLGVEFPKEYIELLKESNGGTLYFNKIHIQSYGKCRIPYFLGIDLDGTEEEDSEGIFSYREELKKLTLPENIVLLGWETYPHSCFAMDYTNCTEKPTVVYFYEDYSEADVPYSKTIVASSFKDFSPLLFHQPYLRPSQLEPSY; encoded by the coding sequence ATGCATTACTATAGAGAAAAAGGCTTTTGGGACGAAAAAGTTCTTCCAGCCAAAAATGATGTTATAGAAAAAGCTGAATATAAGTTAGGTGTGGAGTTCCCTAAAGAATATATAGAGTTGTTAAAAGAAAGTAACGGCGGAACGCTATACTTTAATAAAATACACATACAGAGTTATGGCAAATGTAGAATCCCCTACTTTTTAGGGATTGATTTAGATGGGACAGAAGAAGAAGATAGTGAAGGGATTTTCTCGTATAGAGAAGAGTTAAAAAAGTTAACTCTTCCTGAAAATATCGTTCTTTTAGGGTGGGAAACCTATCCACATTCTTGCTTTGCTATGGATTATACAAATTGTACGGAAAAACCGACTGTTGTTTACTTTTATGAAGATTACTCAGAAGCTGATGTTCCTTATAGCAAAACAATCGTTGCATCGTCATTTAAAGATTTTTCACCATTGCTATTTCATCAACCTTACTTGAGACCCTCTCAGCTTGAGCCATCCTATTAA
- a CDS encoding GNAT family N-acetyltransferase, protein MIQIQQKDRDMVRSFFIKHWGSPQMVVSSGNYQCDELEGMYVKDDEGNIHALLTYMIRSGECEIVSIDCTKPNKGFGKQLLQAAEAVAKAAGCYRMKVITTNDNFDALRFFQKNHYFLSELRVKAVDQARTVKREIPLVSAEGVAIRDELILVKSL, encoded by the coding sequence ATGATTCAAATTCAACAGAAGGATCGTGACATGGTTCGTTCTTTTTTCATAAAGCATTGGGGAAGTCCTCAAATGGTTGTGTCGAGTGGAAATTACCAGTGTGATGAGCTCGAAGGTATGTATGTGAAAGATGATGAGGGAAACATTCATGCGTTATTAACGTACATGATTCGATCGGGCGAATGTGAGATCGTATCAATTGATTGTACGAAACCGAATAAAGGGTTTGGAAAACAGTTACTCCAAGCTGCAGAAGCTGTCGCGAAAGCAGCTGGATGTTACCGCATGAAAGTCATTACAACTAATGACAACTTTGATGCACTTCGTTTCTTTCAGAAGAACCATTACTTTTTATCAGAGTTGAGGGTAAAAGCGGTGGATCAGGCAAGAACGGTGAAACGAGAGATTCCTTTGGTAAGTGCTGAGGGCGTTGCGATTAGAGACGAGTTAATTTTAGTGAAATCGTTATAA
- a CDS encoding protein phosphatase 2C domain-containing protein encodes MSEIKELHWVGNQGSFVDDPDIKKVGNVVVGRYGGNSHAGQYKNEDGCLVWCNEEEEWEFTIVLDAHNTAESAEIVVEAFLTEKATILEILALAVDENVCKKLEQKVVAIFQSDEFLEKCRTCIGETAVLVVFRKDKYVWWFSVGDCVLYLFHQELVDLGQYALNQRQFYQWVGQVNTFEEAVACYSTGTSELRKGVNRIFVTTDGLLECPGEPYGKAEDMYDTFLHFSEGVEVVKSMFDRIIDNNVRDSTTVVTWEVDVKKTGTLASNQ; translated from the coding sequence ATGAGTGAGATAAAAGAGCTACATTGGGTCGGAAACCAAGGGTCTTTCGTTGATGACCCGGATATTAAGAAGGTTGGTAATGTTGTCGTTGGACGCTATGGAGGAAATTCTCATGCAGGACAATATAAAAATGAAGACGGATGCTTAGTTTGGTGTAACGAAGAGGAAGAGTGGGAGTTTACTATTGTTTTAGATGCGCATAATACTGCGGAAAGCGCGGAGATTGTAGTAGAAGCATTTCTTACGGAAAAGGCAACAATCTTAGAGATACTTGCATTAGCGGTAGATGAAAATGTATGTAAAAAACTGGAACAGAAAGTAGTAGCAATCTTTCAGTCAGACGAATTTTTAGAGAAGTGCCGAACATGCATTGGGGAAACAGCTGTTTTAGTAGTATTTCGAAAAGACAAATATGTTTGGTGGTTTTCGGTAGGAGATTGTGTACTATATTTATTCCATCAAGAACTAGTCGATTTAGGTCAATATGCTTTAAATCAACGCCAGTTCTATCAATGGGTGGGACAGGTGAATACGTTTGAAGAAGCAGTCGCTTGTTATTCCACAGGAACGAGTGAATTGAGAAAAGGTGTAAATCGGATTTTTGTTACTACAGATGGGTTATTGGAGTGTCCGGGTGAACCTTATGGGAAAGCGGAAGATATGTATGATACTTTCTTGCATTTTAGCGAGGGGGTGGAAGTGGTTAAGTCCATGTTTGATAGGATTATAGATAATAATGTGCGGGATAGTACGACGGTTGTTACTTGGGAAGTGGATGTTAAAAAAACTGGGACACTTGCTAGTAATCAATAG